A window of Shewanella mesophila contains these coding sequences:
- the tusD gene encoding sulfurtransferase complex subunit TusD, whose product MSKILIQVNRPAYGNANSHQALSFAKAAVEQGHEIIRVFFYQDGVLSTNALNSPASDEFDLTKAWADFGVKHKVPLINCVSAALRRGVLSEVEARENQLQHWNLAAPFVMGGLGELVTGIEHADRVVSF is encoded by the coding sequence ATGAGTAAGATATTAATTCAAGTCAACCGCCCTGCCTACGGCAATGCTAATAGCCATCAGGCACTCAGTTTTGCAAAAGCTGCCGTTGAGCAAGGTCATGAAATAATTAGAGTGTTTTTTTATCAAGATGGTGTCCTGTCCACGAATGCATTAAATAGCCCAGCATCGGATGAATTTGATCTAACCAAGGCTTGGGCTGATTTTGGTGTTAAACATAAGGTGCCATTAATCAACTGCGTATCCGCAGCGCTAAGGCGTGGAGTCCTGTCTGAAGTCGAAGCGAGAGAAAACCAACTTCAACATTGGAACCTAGCAGCACCGTTTGTGATGGGTGGGCTTGGCGAACTGGTCACCGGCATTGAACACGCCGATCGGGTAGTCAGTTTTTAA
- the tusC gene encoding sulfurtransferase complex subunit TusC yields MKKITVIFRHAPHGKANSREALDFALLSASFEQVVTLLFVDDGVLNLLPNQTPAQIGGRDFISTFKALPLYDIEDVFVCESSLTSMGLSTQDCFIAVQALSAEQIQQQLKQADEVLVY; encoded by the coding sequence GTGAAAAAAATTACCGTAATATTTAGGCATGCGCCTCACGGAAAAGCCAATAGCAGAGAAGCACTCGATTTTGCTCTTCTAAGTGCCAGTTTCGAGCAGGTAGTAACTTTATTATTTGTTGACGATGGCGTATTGAATCTACTGCCGAACCAAACTCCGGCCCAGATCGGTGGTCGAGATTTTATATCGACATTTAAGGCCTTACCGCTTTACGACATCGAAGATGTCTTTGTGTGTGAAAGCTCTTTAACATCAATGGGACTGAGCACACAGGACTGTTTTATTGCGGTTCAAGCATTAAGCGCCGAGCAAATACAACAGCAACTTAAGCAAGCTGATGAAGTGTTGGTATACTGA
- a CDS encoding Bax inhibitor-1/YccA family protein: MTQETLYAGHASTQEVNKLLKNTYMLLSMTLAFSALCAGLAMVMQIGPMLSLGLSIGGLVLLFVTLRKAESAAGLFWVFAFTGMEGASLGYMLNHYAGMANGPQLIMQALGLTAVVFVTLSGYALTTKKDFSFMRGFLVAGLVIAIVAGIANIFIGSGTVFMALNAGVALLMTGFILFDTSRIVNGGETNYIRATISLYLDFLNLFISILHLMGVGGDD, translated from the coding sequence ATGACACAAGAAACACTTTATGCTGGACACGCTTCGACCCAAGAAGTAAACAAGCTACTGAAGAACACCTATATGTTACTGTCAATGACATTAGCATTTTCTGCATTGTGCGCGGGACTCGCAATGGTAATGCAGATAGGTCCAATGCTATCGCTTGGTCTTTCAATTGGGGGACTGGTTTTACTTTTTGTCACCTTACGTAAAGCGGAAAGCGCTGCAGGGCTGTTTTGGGTTTTTGCCTTTACGGGTATGGAAGGTGCGTCATTAGGTTACATGCTAAATCATTACGCTGGTATGGCTAATGGACCTCAACTAATTATGCAAGCACTCGGTTTAACTGCCGTCGTATTTGTTACCCTTAGTGGTTACGCCCTCACGACTAAGAAAGACTTTTCCTTTATGCGAGGCTTTTTAGTTGCAGGACTTGTGATTGCTATCGTTGCAGGTATTGCCAATATCTTTATCGGTAGCGGCACCGTCTTTATGGCGCTTAACGCAGGTGTTGCACTGTTAATGACGGGCTTTATCTTATTTGATACCAGCCGTATCGTTAATGGTGGTGAAACCAATTATATTCGCGCAACAATCTCCTTGTACTTAGATTTCTTAAATCTATTTATCTCTATTCTGCACCTTATGGGTGTGGGCGGTGATGATTAA
- the punR gene encoding DNA-binding transcriptional activator PunR produces MLSEQSMQLIDMVARVGSFTAAANKLHKVPSAVSYAVKQVEEELGVVLFERHHRSVSLTPAGLHFVKQVRQILTNLESLKVDTKQVANGWQPTLSIALDNIVRADKISVLIADFYRHFDNVELIIRIEVFNGVWEAIATGRSDIAIGATTAIPVGGEYHFKDMGDIEWSFLVSKNHPLASIDRPLHDDELRSYPSICLEDTSREIPKRMTWLLENQRRLVVPDWIRAINCFREGLGIGYMPKHFATPFVAAGALIEKQLERPKAPSPCCLAWNDTNTSPAMAWVLDYLGDSEKLQKDWFN; encoded by the coding sequence ATGCTTTCAGAACAATCCATGCAACTTATCGATATGGTCGCAAGAGTAGGCAGTTTTACGGCGGCAGCGAATAAACTTCATAAAGTCCCTTCCGCTGTGAGTTACGCAGTCAAACAAGTGGAAGAGGAACTCGGAGTTGTACTGTTCGAACGCCATCATCGAAGCGTCAGTCTCACCCCTGCTGGTCTGCATTTTGTAAAACAAGTCAGGCAGATACTAACAAATCTAGAATCGTTAAAAGTCGATACTAAACAAGTTGCAAATGGTTGGCAGCCGACCCTGTCGATTGCGCTAGATAATATCGTCAGGGCAGACAAAATCAGTGTGCTTATTGCCGATTTCTATCGCCATTTTGATAATGTCGAATTGATCATTCGTATCGAAGTATTTAATGGCGTATGGGAAGCTATTGCTACGGGACGAAGTGATATTGCGATTGGTGCAACTACCGCGATTCCCGTTGGCGGCGAGTATCATTTTAAGGATATGGGAGATATAGAGTGGAGCTTCCTCGTCAGTAAGAACCATCCTCTAGCATCAATTGATCGTCCGCTTCACGATGATGAGCTTAGGTCCTACCCTTCAATTTGTTTAGAAGATACATCTAGAGAAATACCGAAGCGAATGACTTGGCTGCTGGAAAATCAACGCAGGCTGGTGGTTCCTGATTGGATACGCGCCATAAACTGTTTTCGTGAAGGACTTGGGATTGGCTATATGCCGAAGCATTTTGCCACACCTTTTGTGGCTGCTGGCGCTTTGATCGAAAAACAACTCGAACGTCCTAAGGCTCCTAGCCCATGCTGTTTAGCCTGGAATGACACCAATACCTCACCCGCGATGGCATGGGTACTCGACTATCTAGGCGATAGCGAAAAACTACAGAAAGATTGGTTTAACTAG